GAAGCGGCCGCGCAGGATGCGGACGCGGCCGAGGACGGTGGGGCGGAGGACGAGGGCGAGGGCTGAGCCCGGCGGGAGCAGTCCGGGCGCGAGGAGCGCCGCAGCGCTGCCCCGCAGTACTGCGGCGCTTTTTTTACGAACGCGAAACGAGCATAGAGCTGAGGGGATACGGATGGCGATCACTGCGGCACAGGTGAAGGAGCTCCGCGACCGAACCGGAGCGGGCATGCTCGAGTGCAAGAAGGCGCTCGAGGACAACGGTGGCGATATCGAGGCGGCCATCGACATGCTGCGCGCCAAGGGCGCGGCGAAGGCGGCGAAGCGCGCCGGCAAGGACGCGGGCGAAGGAGCGGTCGGTAGCTACATTCACATGGGTGGCAGGATCGGCGTGCTGGTCGAGGTGAACTGTGAGACCGACTTCGTGGCGCGTACCGAAGCCTTCGCGGCGCTCGTGAAGGACATAGCGATGCACGTCGCCGCGTCGCGCCCGCTGGCGGTGAGCGCGGATGACATCGACGCCGACTTGGTGGAACGCGAGCGCGGCGTGTTCCGTGAGCAGGTCAAGGAGGAAGGCAAGCCGGAGCACATCCGGGACAAGATCGTGGAAGGCAAGCTGGCCAAGTTCTACAAGGAGTCGGCGTTGCTCGAACAACCGTTCGTGAAGAACCCGGACCAGACCGTGGGGGAGCTCGTCACGGAGGTGTCGGCCAAGACAGGCGAAAAGATCGTGGTACGCCGGTTCGCTCGCTTCGAACTGGGCGCGTGAATCGATGAGCCCCGAGGCCCTGCGCTACACCCGCGTGCTGCTCAAACTCAGCGGCGAGGCGCTCGCCGGAGACCAGGGATTCGGCATATCGCCGCCCGTGATCGAGGGCCTCACCGAGGAGATACGCGCCGTGAAGGCCCTGGGCGTGGACCTCGGCCTGGTGATCGGCGGCGGCAACATCATGCGCGGTGCCGCGGCGAGCGCGGAGGGCATGGACCGCGTCAACGCCGATTACATGGGTATGCTGGCGACCATCATCAATGCCCTGGCGCTGCAGGATCACCTGGAGCGGAACGGGGTCGAGACGCGGGTCATGACCGCGATCCGCATGGAGCAGTTGGCCGAGCCCTACATCCGGCGACGGGCGCTTCGTCACCTCGACAAAGGGCGGGTGGTCATCTTCGCGGGTGGAACGGGAAACCCGTACTTCTCGACCGACACCGCCGCCGTGCTGCGCGCGATCGAGATGGACGCGGACGTCATCATAAAGGGAACCAAGGTGGACGGCGTATACTCCTCGGATCCGGCTCGCGACCCGGACGCGGAGTTCCTGCCCCGGCTGTCGTTCCACGACGTGATGACGCGGGAGCTCGGGGTCATGGATGCGGCAGCGGTATCGCTGTGCAAGGAGAACAACTTGCCCATTCGCGTGCTCGACATCCGCAACAGCGGCGCTGTCGCCGCCGCCGTGCGCGGCGAGGATCTGGGAACGCTGGTCAACTGAAGGAGATGTCCGGATGA
The genomic region above belongs to Gemmatimonadota bacterium and contains:
- the tsf gene encoding translation elongation factor Ts — translated: MAITAAQVKELRDRTGAGMLECKKALEDNGGDIEAAIDMLRAKGAAKAAKRAGKDAGEGAVGSYIHMGGRIGVLVEVNCETDFVARTEAFAALVKDIAMHVAASRPLAVSADDIDADLVERERGVFREQVKEEGKPEHIRDKIVEGKLAKFYKESALLEQPFVKNPDQTVGELVTEVSAKTGEKIVVRRFARFELGA
- the pyrH gene encoding UMP kinase, whose product is MSPEALRYTRVLLKLSGEALAGDQGFGISPPVIEGLTEEIRAVKALGVDLGLVIGGGNIMRGAAASAEGMDRVNADYMGMLATIINALALQDHLERNGVETRVMTAIRMEQLAEPYIRRRALRHLDKGRVVIFAGGTGNPYFSTDTAAVLRAIEMDADVIIKGTKVDGVYSSDPARDPDAEFLPRLSFHDVMTRELGVMDAAAVSLCKENNLPIRVLDIRNSGAVAAAVRGEDLGTLVN